Proteins encoded within one genomic window of Pseudalkalibacillus sp. SCS-8:
- a CDS encoding GlsB/YeaQ/YmgE family stress response membrane protein, with protein MGILWTIIIGGIIGWLAGLIVGRDVPGGIIGNIIAGIIGAWLGTALLGSWGPSLGGMALVPALIGAILVVLIISFIMKNMRRTRT; from the coding sequence ATGGGTATTTTATGGACAATCATTATTGGCGGAATTATTGGTTGGCTTGCAGGTCTCATTGTCGGACGTGACGTACCAGGTGGAATCATAGGTAATATCATTGCCGGTATCATCGGTGCATGGCTCGGTACCGCACTCCTAGGATCATGGGGACCATCCCTCGGAGGCATGGCACTTGTACCAGCATTGATTGGTGCAATCCTCGTCGTACTCATTATCAGCTTCATCATGAAAAACATGCGCAGAACACGTACTTAA
- a CDS encoding sodium:alanine symporter family protein: protein MKGFEDVLGTISGWVWGPWLLILLVGTGIFLTIRIGFLQFSLLPYSLKLAFTKKQDKKSEGDISHFQALMTALAATIGTGNIAGVATAVFIGGPGAVLWMWLSALFGMATKYAEAILAVKYRVKNKDGEMSGGPMYYLDKGLNAKWLGVLFAFFGAFAAFGIGNMVQSNSVADAVETTFAIPEWATGLVLMILTGLVILGGIKSIGRVTAYLVPFMALFYVVGGLVILVMNFNLVPDAVGLIFSDAFTGEAVAGGALGAVIRWGVARGVFSNEAGLGSAPIAAAAAKTDYPARQALVSMTQVFIDTIIVCSITGITLVMGDMYKGDLNGAALTTETFRSFLGDPGALIVTIGIILFAYSTVLGWSYYGEKCFSYLFGDKSVKLYRIMFVLAVFVGTTVSLNVVWTLADIFNGLMAVPNLIGLLGLSGVVVAETKRFLEAKKAEQQKDNSFSA, encoded by the coding sequence ATGAAGGGTTTTGAAGATGTTCTAGGAACGATCAGTGGTTGGGTGTGGGGACCCTGGTTGCTCATTTTGCTCGTTGGAACGGGTATTTTCCTGACCATCCGTATTGGCTTTTTACAGTTTTCATTACTTCCTTACTCTTTAAAGTTAGCGTTCACGAAGAAACAGGATAAGAAATCAGAAGGTGATATCTCCCACTTCCAGGCTCTGATGACAGCATTGGCTGCGACGATTGGAACAGGTAATATTGCAGGGGTCGCGACAGCTGTTTTCATAGGTGGACCTGGAGCCGTTCTTTGGATGTGGCTCAGTGCCCTTTTCGGTATGGCGACGAAATATGCGGAAGCGATCCTAGCCGTGAAATATCGTGTGAAGAACAAAGACGGAGAAATGTCCGGCGGACCGATGTATTACTTGGACAAAGGATTGAATGCCAAATGGCTCGGCGTCTTGTTCGCCTTCTTTGGCGCTTTTGCCGCCTTCGGTATCGGTAACATGGTCCAGTCCAATTCCGTTGCTGATGCGGTTGAAACGACGTTCGCGATTCCTGAATGGGCGACTGGTCTCGTCTTGATGATATTGACAGGACTCGTTATCTTAGGTGGAATCAAGAGTATCGGGCGTGTCACAGCCTACCTCGTTCCATTCATGGCCCTCTTCTATGTTGTCGGTGGATTGGTCATTCTCGTTATGAATTTCAATCTGGTCCCTGATGCAGTCGGATTGATTTTCAGTGATGCCTTCACTGGTGAAGCTGTTGCAGGGGGTGCTTTAGGTGCAGTCATCCGTTGGGGTGTTGCGCGTGGTGTATTCTCGAACGAGGCCGGTCTCGGTTCAGCACCGATTGCTGCAGCTGCGGCGAAGACAGATTATCCTGCGCGACAAGCCCTTGTTTCGATGACACAGGTTTTCATTGATACAATTATTGTCTGTTCGATCACTGGAATCACCTTGGTCATGGGAGACATGTATAAGGGGGACCTGAACGGTGCTGCCTTGACGACGGAAACATTCCGGAGCTTCCTTGGGGATCCGGGTGCATTGATCGTCACAATCGGAATTATCCTGTTCGCATACTCCACCGTACTTGGCTGGTCCTATTATGGGGAAAAATGCTTCTCCTACCTGTTCGGTGACAAATCGGTGAAGCTTTATCGCATCATGTTCGTCCTGGCAGTGTTTGTCGGAACAACGGTTTCCCTAAACGTTGTGTGGACCCTCGCTGATATCTTCAATGGATTGATGGCTGTGCCGAACTTGATCGGACTCCTTGGTCTTTCCGGAGTGGTCGTGGCAGAAACGAAGCGTTTCCTTGAAGCAAAAAAGGCTGAACAGCAAAAAGACAACTCGTTTTCGGCTTAA
- a CDS encoding type II secretion system F family protein: MTQYYLGIMVAISSFLLFYAILQLTLLSDKRLNKRMNYYLFKNSDKLDKRKFNLVLHIQLYKQRVRARLSKKKSRKLEQLLRRSGVPLTTEEFILFRWILTALAASFLYLIFGKILMVYIGACFGYFFPIMWLKKKEKKRIQKFNDGLADMISTVVGSLRAGFSFPQALKTVVEESDDPIRTEIGHVLREMQYGSSLEDALNELYERMPSEDLELMIQAILIQRQVGGNLATVLDKIVLTIRDRTKIQRQITTLTAQGRLSGIVIGLLPIILAFVLYVIEPEYIGTLFTSAIGMALLGAGLVSGFIGFVLIRKVTTIEV; the protein is encoded by the coding sequence ATGACGCAATATTACTTGGGGATCATGGTAGCCATCAGCTCCTTCTTGCTTTTTTATGCGATTCTACAGCTCACCCTGTTGTCCGATAAACGGTTGAACAAGCGCATGAATTACTATCTTTTCAAAAATAGCGACAAGCTGGACAAAAGGAAATTCAATCTCGTCCTTCATATCCAACTCTATAAACAGCGAGTAAGAGCAAGGCTTTCCAAAAAGAAAAGCCGAAAGCTTGAACAATTGCTTCGCAGGTCCGGAGTGCCATTGACAACAGAGGAATTCATTCTCTTCCGATGGATTCTTACGGCCCTCGCAGCATCGTTTCTCTATCTTATCTTCGGAAAGATCCTCATGGTTTACATCGGAGCTTGTTTCGGTTACTTTTTCCCGATCATGTGGTTGAAGAAAAAGGAGAAGAAACGGATTCAAAAGTTCAATGATGGTTTAGCGGATATGATTTCAACTGTCGTCGGATCCCTGCGAGCCGGTTTCAGCTTCCCTCAAGCACTCAAGACTGTCGTTGAGGAGTCGGATGATCCGATTCGGACGGAGATTGGTCATGTTTTGAGAGAAATGCAATACGGAAGTTCATTAGAGGACGCGCTGAATGAGTTGTATGAACGAATGCCGAGTGAAGACCTGGAATTGATGATTCAAGCGATTCTCATACAGAGACAGGTTGGAGGGAACTTAGCAACTGTGCTGGACAAAATTGTTCTGACGATCCGTGATCGAACGAAAATTCAACGCCAAATCACTACGCTGACAGCCCAAGGGAGATTGTCTGGTATCGTCATCGGCCTGCTGCCGATCATCCTCGCATTCGTACTCTATGTAATTGAACCTGAGTATATCGGGACATTATTCACGAGCGCAATCGGTATGGCTTTACTTGGTGCGGGCCTCGTATCTGGTTTCATTGGTTTCGTCCTGATCCGAAAAGTCACGACGATCGAGGTGTAA
- a CDS encoding YihY/virulence factor BrkB family protein encodes MGRLKEPSKKAFWKELIDRIKDDRVTGLAAQLAYYFLLSLFPFLIVAVTIATAVVDQGEMFTLLQRYAPGEVMNVINENSDLINNQGGAILSLGIIGTLWTASNGMNAVIKALNEAYDVGQSRNFLKARGIAISLTLGMLLIIMVAMVLPIFGKIIGDIFAYIGLPNAEMVWNVLRWVLSTFIIALVIAIIYYIAPNKKLRMKDVWIGAIVATVGWQLASLAFSFYINNFANYNETYGSLGGVIVLMLWFYVSGLMLIIGGEVNATFKKMEKAA; translated from the coding sequence GTGGGGAGACTTAAAGAACCTTCGAAAAAAGCATTTTGGAAAGAGCTGATTGATCGGATAAAAGACGACAGAGTAACCGGATTAGCTGCACAATTAGCTTACTATTTTCTACTGTCACTTTTTCCTTTTCTGATTGTTGCTGTCACCATTGCAACGGCTGTCGTGGATCAAGGTGAGATGTTCACTTTGTTGCAAAGATATGCTCCAGGTGAAGTGATGAACGTAATCAATGAGAATTCAGATCTGATCAATAATCAAGGCGGTGCCATCCTATCGTTAGGGATCATCGGGACGTTGTGGACCGCCTCAAATGGTATGAATGCTGTCATCAAGGCTTTGAACGAGGCTTATGATGTCGGGCAGAGCAGAAACTTCCTTAAAGCGAGAGGAATTGCGATTTCTCTTACGTTAGGGATGCTCTTAATCATCATGGTCGCCATGGTATTGCCGATTTTCGGAAAGATAATCGGAGACATCTTCGCCTATATCGGATTACCGAATGCTGAGATGGTCTGGAATGTTCTTCGGTGGGTGTTAAGTACATTCATCATTGCTTTGGTGATTGCAATCATTTATTACATTGCTCCGAATAAGAAGCTAAGGATGAAGGATGTATGGATTGGAGCAATTGTGGCGACGGTCGGCTGGCAACTCGCTTCATTGGCTTTCTCATTCTATATCAATAATTTTGCCAATTACAATGAAACATATGGCAGCCTTGGGGGCGTCATTGTGTTGATGCTTTGGTTCTATGTTTCAGGATTGATGCTGATCATCGGCGGTGAGGTCAATGCAACCTTCAAAAAGATGGAAAAGGCCGCATAG
- a CDS encoding YtxH domain-containing protein codes for MTQAVHTPEKQAQRTPTNINAHRQREGSFLWKGIVIGALVGGLAAMIDKNTRRNIQQRSMKLKDQTSSLYSTVREDPSVIINTVKHTMDTTSKALNELSREVKEVVSKIDEVKQNSLETYSSVREVGGELKDVSSKLREAGREITDLDYEDDEHK; via the coding sequence ATGACACAAGCTGTACACACACCTGAAAAACAAGCTCAACGAACACCGACAAATATCAATGCCCATAGACAAAGGGAAGGCTCGTTTCTTTGGAAAGGGATTGTGATTGGAGCACTCGTCGGAGGACTGGCAGCGATGATTGACAAGAATACACGACGCAATATCCAGCAACGTTCAATGAAATTGAAAGATCAAACGTCTTCTCTTTATAGCACTGTAAGAGAAGATCCTTCTGTCATTATCAATACAGTCAAGCATACAATGGATACGACATCAAAAGCGTTGAACGAGCTTTCTCGTGAGGTGAAGGAAGTCGTCAGCAAAATTGATGAAGTGAAACAAAACTCGCTTGAAACGTATTCCAGTGTACGTGAAGTGGGCGGAGAACTGAAGGATGTTTCCAGTAAGCTGAGGGAAGCAGGCAGAGAAATCACTGACCTGGATTATGAGGACGATGAGCATAAATAA
- a CDS encoding ABC transporter permease, with product MLFFHALLKAFFINLIVLIVIVLIVLFPRNMEAVDVGKTIGANIEFEYGFDWTQYYVNISTYLQTLFVEKSLGESLTGVPVSQIIHEYFPRSLTIIVTSLFLSLIFGILKGIFDFQAKFRKRSILGQGLTSFMLSIPDFFIILCLQWIIIFHLPVINVFGYDHWYSFLLPSILVSIYPMMYIARITSLTISNQESQPYTHFARAKGLTKKMVFYKHVLKNCWPTILGHVSTVMLYILSNLLIVEYLLDYKGAAYRLFKAFNYTNSISASYEAKFEAELIIAIATCFMILVTLSLWFSQIVKVYVDPRRR from the coding sequence ATGCTGTTCTTTCATGCACTATTAAAGGCTTTTTTCATTAATCTGATCGTTCTGATCGTTATCGTACTTATCGTCTTGTTTCCTCGAAATATGGAGGCCGTCGACGTAGGTAAAACGATTGGAGCCAATATCGAATTTGAATATGGTTTCGATTGGACTCAATATTATGTCAATATTTCAACCTACCTTCAAACCCTTTTTGTCGAAAAAAGTCTTGGAGAATCCTTAACGGGCGTGCCTGTGTCACAGATCATCCATGAATATTTCCCTCGAAGCTTAACCATCATCGTTACTTCATTATTCCTTAGTTTAATTTTCGGAATTTTGAAAGGCATATTCGACTTTCAAGCAAAATTCCGCAAACGTTCCATCTTAGGACAAGGCCTTACATCTTTTATGCTTTCCATACCGGATTTCTTCATCATCCTATGTCTACAGTGGATCATTATTTTCCATTTACCGGTTATCAACGTGTTCGGGTATGATCATTGGTATAGTTTTTTACTTCCTTCAATTCTCGTTTCGATCTACCCGATGATGTATATCGCCCGAATCACATCCCTCACCATTTCAAACCAGGAATCCCAACCGTACACACATTTTGCGAGAGCAAAGGGATTGACGAAGAAAATGGTTTTTTATAAGCATGTTCTCAAGAATTGCTGGCCAACGATTTTAGGCCATGTCTCAACAGTTATGCTGTATATCCTATCTAACTTGTTGATTGTGGAATACCTTCTAGATTATAAGGGAGCAGCATACCGGCTCTTTAAAGCATTCAATTATACAAACAGTATCTCAGCAAGTTACGAAGCGAAGTTTGAAGCTGAACTGATCATCGCGATTGCAACCTGTTTCATGATCCTTGTCACCTTGTCCTTATGGTTCAGCCAAATCGTGAAAGTTTATGTGGACCCGCGTAGGAGGTAG
- a CDS encoding ABC transporter permease gives MKQQSLFIGFSILMLIIVAMTIGPYLPFVDSNLQEELIRMETGTIEAPPYPPSEKNLLGSDHRGKDLLSLIVLGTKDTMLIIFAVTVIRYIFAVPLGFAASRKVGGTSWIVNIWNKVFTSIPTLFSAIILLNLPFLIFSENRLLWSILLIALIEVGRVAEIVQEQSYSLSKELYVEAGKTMGFTPLQSYSRDYLPNLLPELIVMFFIDLGRVALLIGQLGMLSIFISQAWIQTDFTVGVIKNTSLNWATLLGEARGDLLTAPWIPLFAAAAITLTIIAFNLTGEGLRRWFHHRSI, from the coding sequence TTGAAACAACAGTCATTATTCATTGGATTTTCAATACTCATGTTAATTATTGTGGCCATGACGATCGGCCCTTATTTGCCTTTCGTCGATTCAAACCTGCAAGAAGAACTGATCCGCATGGAAACTGGAACAATTGAAGCACCACCTTATCCCCCTTCAGAGAAAAACCTATTAGGATCAGATCATCGCGGTAAAGATTTACTGAGTTTGATTGTCCTAGGGACGAAGGATACGATGCTCATCATTTTTGCAGTCACCGTCATTCGATACATATTTGCCGTCCCGTTAGGCTTTGCTGCTTCTAGGAAAGTCGGAGGCACATCCTGGATCGTAAACATATGGAACAAAGTGTTCACATCCATTCCTACCTTGTTCTCTGCCATCATTTTATTGAATTTACCTTTCTTGATTTTCAGCGAAAACCGACTCTTGTGGTCCATCCTTCTGATTGCCCTTATTGAGGTCGGACGAGTAGCCGAAATCGTCCAGGAGCAATCCTATTCCCTTTCTAAGGAACTATACGTTGAAGCTGGAAAAACGATGGGCTTCACACCACTTCAGAGTTATTCCCGGGATTACCTCCCGAATTTACTTCCGGAATTGATTGTCATGTTTTTCATCGATCTTGGAAGAGTCGCATTGTTGATCGGTCAGCTTGGGATGTTGAGCATTTTCATTTCTCAAGCATGGATCCAAACCGATTTTACTGTGGGGGTGATAAAGAATACGAGCTTGAATTGGGCGACCCTATTAGGAGAAGCACGAGGCGATTTGTTGACTGCACCATGGATTCCGTTATTTGCTGCTGCGGCAATTACCTTGACCATCATTGCATTCAACCTGACTGGTGAAGGCCTCAGAAGATGGTTTCATCACCGATCCATCTGA
- a CDS encoding type II secretion system F family protein, with amino-acid sequence MMYISFFASITLFIYFIYVFRGERKQRLKRRIDSFVHQSSEGMDTFRKDETSKSLMKRMLLPLWKEFRKGFNKKMEGGKQAKLAVKLLQAGSPFGMTTFEYRMIQLALFVVVPLLVGGWGALMEFQLGGILFSSFVGFIVTLILPPFYIKSKIKARSKSALRELPDVLDLLTVSLEAGLGFDGALSKVVSKKEGVLSREFHRCLEEIRLGKTRREALRGVRERLVVDEINIVISSILQAEKLGIGLVNVLRVQSEEVRDQRKQRAEQEAMKAPVKMLFPLVLFIFPSLFIVLLGPAIIQFVESFSK; translated from the coding sequence ATGATGTATATCAGTTTTTTTGCAAGTATTACGCTATTCATTTATTTCATATACGTCTTTAGAGGTGAACGGAAGCAACGTCTTAAAAGAAGAATCGATTCCTTTGTCCATCAGAGTAGTGAGGGGATGGACACCTTCAGAAAGGATGAAACGTCCAAATCCCTTATGAAACGGATGCTTTTACCGCTATGGAAGGAATTTCGCAAAGGGTTCAATAAGAAGATGGAAGGCGGGAAACAAGCGAAACTTGCGGTGAAGCTGTTGCAGGCTGGAAGTCCATTCGGTATGACGACATTCGAATACCGGATGATCCAGTTAGCCTTATTTGTCGTCGTGCCTCTCCTGGTTGGTGGGTGGGGTGCGCTGATGGAATTCCAACTCGGCGGCATTCTCTTTTCAAGCTTTGTTGGTTTCATCGTAACGCTCATCCTGCCGCCGTTTTATATCAAAAGCAAAATAAAAGCACGCTCCAAGTCTGCTTTAAGAGAGTTGCCGGATGTACTCGATCTATTGACCGTCAGCCTGGAGGCGGGTCTCGGTTTTGATGGGGCATTGAGTAAAGTCGTTTCCAAAAAAGAAGGGGTCCTATCGAGGGAGTTTCACCGTTGTCTAGAGGAGATCCGTTTGGGGAAGACACGTAGGGAAGCCCTTCGCGGTGTGCGGGAACGTCTTGTTGTTGATGAAATCAATATCGTCATCAGCAGCATTCTTCAGGCGGAAAAACTCGGAATCGGACTCGTCAATGTCCTTCGTGTCCAATCAGAGGAGGTGCGCGATCAACGGAAGCAGCGTGCAGAACAAGAGGCGATGAAAGCCCCGGTCAAGATGCTGTTCCCACTCGTCCTGTTCATTTTTCCAAGCCTATTCATCGTCCTATTAGGACCTGCAATCATACAATTTGTTGAAAGCTTCAGCAAATGA
- the rsgA gene encoding ribosome small subunit-dependent GTPase A, with amino-acid sequence MNIQQLGFDRNRKEEAREWLASGFVPARVAQEHKGMYTLLTEHGDMYGTISGKMNFESYKREDYPAVGDWVMCQARPTEARATIHHILQRTSKFSRKMAGVTTEEQIIATNIDTVFLVNALNNDFNTRRIERYLLMAWESGANPVIVLSKADLCEKVEERVKEVENVALGVPIIVISSETGAGLEQLSPYLREGTTVALLGSSGAGKSTLVNRLYGKEIQKVKEIREGDDKGKHTTTHRELFLLPHGGALIDTPGMRELQLWNTNDGLSESFQDIEALTDRCKFRDCQHEDEPGCAVKAAMDSGELAEERFESYRKLQRELAYLERKSDQKAKLEEKKKWKTISKSRR; translated from the coding sequence TTGAATATACAACAATTAGGTTTTGATCGTAACAGGAAAGAAGAAGCAAGAGAGTGGTTAGCGTCAGGGTTTGTACCTGCTCGTGTGGCCCAGGAGCATAAAGGGATGTACACGTTGTTGACCGAACATGGAGACATGTACGGCACAATCTCTGGCAAGATGAATTTCGAGTCTTATAAGCGGGAGGATTACCCTGCTGTCGGGGATTGGGTAATGTGTCAGGCTCGTCCGACGGAAGCAAGGGCGACGATCCATCATATTTTACAGCGGACGAGTAAATTTTCTCGAAAAATGGCCGGTGTAACCACAGAGGAGCAGATCATTGCAACGAACATTGATACGGTCTTTCTAGTGAATGCCTTGAATAACGATTTCAACACGCGACGGATTGAACGCTATCTCCTGATGGCATGGGAAAGCGGCGCCAACCCTGTCATTGTTTTGAGTAAAGCAGACTTGTGTGAAAAGGTTGAGGAACGGGTAAAGGAAGTAGAAAACGTTGCTTTAGGAGTTCCGATCATCGTTATCAGCTCAGAAACCGGTGCCGGACTCGAGCAGCTTTCTCCATATCTTAGGGAAGGTACGACTGTTGCATTGCTCGGTTCATCTGGAGCTGGCAAATCAACGCTGGTCAACCGTCTCTATGGGAAGGAGATCCAGAAGGTTAAAGAAATTCGTGAAGGGGATGACAAAGGAAAGCATACGACGACGCATAGAGAACTCTTTCTGCTTCCACATGGTGGGGCTTTAATCGACACGCCAGGTATGAGAGAACTGCAATTGTGGAATACGAATGATGGGTTATCTGAAAGCTTTCAGGATATTGAAGCATTAACAGATCGCTGTAAATTCCGTGATTGCCAGCACGAAGATGAGCCTGGCTGCGCTGTCAAAGCGGCTATGGATTCAGGTGAGCTGGCGGAGGAACGTTTCGAGTCGTACAGGAAATTACAAAGAGAGCTCGCTTATCTCGAACGAAAAAGTGATCAGAAAGCGAAACTGGAAGAAAAGAAAAAGTGGAAAACGATTTCGAAAAGTAGGAGGTAA
- a CDS encoding CpaF family protein, with translation MSLLEKVNAKNQEKQQTSLPENPKDETASKDDILTNFRPKKKPVESEPHTEKEQEKFNKHLELKNLLHKKILEDMKDKEDLDEIISQLDPMAIDIIKGDERFRGAIDRKKVIEELIHDLTGFGPINPLLMDPEVTEVMVNGPDMVYIERKGKLMMSGVRFRDDDHVMNIIEKIVSPIGRRIDESSPMVDARLPDGSRVNAIIPPLALNGPTITIRKFSKDPFKIEDLIGFGTLTEEMAVFIEACVKARLNIFVSGGTGSGKTTTLNVLSSFIFEDERIVTIEDAAELQLSQPHVISLESRPPNIEGKGAITIRDLVRNSLRMRPDRIVIGEVRGAEALDMLQAMNTGHDGSLATGHSNSPRDMISRLETMVLLAGVELPVKAIREQIAGAIDLIIQQSRLKDGTRKITKITEVQGLEGDVIVLQDIFEFRQEGTDSEGRIIGKLVPTGVRPKFYERLERSGLNIPPSVFVSEEDWR, from the coding sequence ATGAGTTTACTCGAGAAGGTCAATGCGAAAAATCAGGAAAAGCAACAAACGAGTTTACCTGAAAATCCAAAGGACGAAACAGCCAGCAAGGACGATATCCTGACGAATTTCCGGCCGAAGAAGAAGCCTGTTGAATCCGAGCCACATACTGAAAAGGAACAAGAGAAGTTCAATAAACACCTTGAATTGAAGAATCTATTACATAAAAAGATATTGGAAGATATGAAAGATAAGGAAGACTTGGACGAAATCATCTCTCAATTGGATCCGATGGCGATCGATATCATTAAAGGGGACGAGCGGTTTCGAGGGGCCATTGATCGTAAGAAGGTCATAGAGGAGCTTATCCATGATTTGACCGGCTTCGGCCCGATCAATCCGCTTCTCATGGATCCTGAAGTGACGGAAGTGATGGTCAATGGACCTGATATGGTGTACATCGAACGTAAAGGCAAGCTGATGATGTCCGGAGTCCGTTTTCGAGATGATGATCACGTCATGAACATCATCGAGAAAATCGTCTCCCCGATCGGCAGACGGATTGACGAAAGCTCGCCGATGGTCGATGCTCGATTACCGGATGGGTCTCGTGTCAACGCGATCATTCCCCCCCTTGCTTTGAATGGACCGACGATTACAATTCGGAAATTCTCTAAAGATCCTTTTAAGATTGAGGATCTGATCGGCTTCGGCACATTAACGGAGGAAATGGCTGTTTTTATTGAAGCTTGTGTTAAAGCCCGTTTGAACATATTCGTCTCCGGTGGGACAGGTTCAGGTAAGACCACGACTTTGAACGTCCTCTCCTCCTTCATTTTCGAGGATGAGCGGATCGTTACGATTGAAGATGCTGCCGAATTGCAGCTTAGCCAGCCTCATGTCATATCACTCGAATCCCGCCCGCCGAATATCGAAGGGAAGGGTGCGATTACGATCAGGGATCTTGTCCGGAACTCCCTTCGGATGAGACCAGACCGGATTGTCATTGGTGAGGTACGTGGAGCGGAGGCATTGGATATGCTTCAGGCGATGAACACGGGGCATGATGGATCACTTGCTACCGGACACTCGAACAGTCCGCGGGACATGATCTCCCGACTTGAAACGATGGTGCTCCTTGCCGGTGTCGAGCTTCCAGTTAAAGCGATCCGTGAACAAATCGCCGGGGCAATCGACTTGATCATTCAACAATCAAGGCTGAAGGATGGCACCCGAAAAATCACGAAGATTACGGAAGTTCAAGGGTTGGAAGGAGATGTTATCGTTCTTCAGGATATTTTCGAGTTCAGACAGGAGGGGACCGACTCAGAAGGACGGATCATCGGCAAGCTTGTTCCTACAGGCGTCAGACCTAAATTTTATGAGCGGCTCGAACGTTCTGGATTGAACATCCCTCCAAGCGTGTTCGTATCAGAGGAGGATTGGCGATGA
- a CDS encoding secondary thiamine-phosphate synthase enzyme YjbQ, protein MLYKQSIQTNDHDEMIDVTSTVKELIKKSGVANGVAYVYCAHTTAGITINENADPDVKHDMLMRLDEVYPWNHVKYKHAEGNSASHLKASTVGSSQVLIIEHGEVILGTWQGVYFCEFDGPRTRNYYVKVIEG, encoded by the coding sequence ATGCTTTATAAACAATCCATCCAAACAAATGACCATGATGAGATGATTGATGTGACGTCAACAGTGAAAGAGCTGATCAAGAAGAGTGGCGTAGCAAACGGCGTTGCTTACGTTTATTGCGCACATACGACAGCAGGCATTACGATCAATGAAAATGCGGATCCAGATGTTAAGCATGACATGCTGATGAGGCTTGATGAAGTCTATCCTTGGAACCATGTAAAATACAAGCATGCTGAAGGAAATTCTGCTTCCCACTTGAAAGCGAGTACGGTCGGAAGTTCTCAAGTGCTGATCATTGAGCACGGTGAAGTGATTCTCGGCACATGGCAGGGCGTGTATTTCTGTGAGTTCGATGGACCACGCACACGTAACTACTATGTAAAAGTGATTGAAGGGTAA